One region of Prosthecobacter debontii genomic DNA includes:
- a CDS encoding alpha/beta hydrolase → MPFRTIEVSLPKFAPPGVSFVTVKSAALKRRADLTLYVPPTAPDHGPLPLVTLLHGVFGSHWAWMFKGGAHEVLNRLITEENLPPMMLAMPSDGLWGDGSAYARHAEADYHHWIVQEVPAAATLVDPRIARGPRFLAGLSMGGYGALRLGALHADKFNAISAHSPCTDVAQMMHFVEEPLEQFHLTEDEPMSAFECLRKNAHCLPPVRFDCGNEDVLLEHSRLLHHQLQHAGIPHVYQEFPGGHTWDYWHEHLADTLRFFAKTLW, encoded by the coding sequence ATGCCCTTCCGCACCATTGAGGTCTCTCTACCCAAGTTTGCCCCCCCAGGCGTTTCCTTCGTCACGGTGAAATCCGCCGCCCTGAAGCGCCGAGCAGACCTCACACTGTATGTGCCGCCCACCGCACCCGATCATGGCCCCCTCCCGCTGGTGACCCTCTTGCACGGCGTGTTTGGCAGTCACTGGGCCTGGATGTTCAAGGGCGGGGCTCATGAGGTGCTAAACCGATTGATCACGGAGGAAAACCTGCCCCCAATGATGCTGGCCATGCCCTCCGATGGTCTGTGGGGGGATGGCAGTGCCTATGCCCGCCATGCGGAAGCCGATTATCACCACTGGATCGTGCAGGAGGTGCCCGCCGCAGCCACCCTGGTGGACCCACGCATTGCCCGAGGACCGCGCTTTCTCGCTGGCCTCTCCATGGGCGGCTATGGAGCGCTACGGCTAGGGGCTCTGCATGCAGACAAGTTCAACGCCATCAGTGCCCACAGCCCGTGCACGGATGTCGCGCAGATGATGCATTTCGTGGAGGAGCCGTTGGAACAATTTCATCTGACGGAAGACGAACCGATGTCCGCCTTCGAATGCCTGCGAAAAAACGCCCATTGTTTACCTCCGGTGCGCTTCGATTGCGGAAATGAAGACGTGCTGCTGGAGCACAGCCGTCTGCTTCATCATCAGCTGCAGCATGCGGGCATCCCGCACGTGTATCAGGAGTTTCCGGGTGGGCACACCTGGGACTACTGGCACGAACATCTCGCCGACACGCTGCGCTTCTTTGCCAAGACCCTGTGGTAA